The Tautonia plasticadhaerens nucleotide sequence GCACGAGCTGAGCGACGCCCTGGAAGGCTCCCGGCGTTTCGGCGTGGACGTGATCCACGTCATCTCGACCGGTGAGTCCACCGGCAAGCTGCCCGAGTCCCTCGCCCACCTGGCCGAGGACTACGAGGAGCAGGTCGACCGGATGGTGGACAACCTCGGCCAGCTGATCCAGCCGATCCTGACGATCGCCATCGGCGGGGTCGTCTTCTTCATCGTCCTGGCGTTCGTGATGGCGTACGTCTCGGTGCTCTCGGGCCTGGCCGGGGGGCTCTGAGCGGCCCCCGCCCGGGATCGGCCTTGACCCCGGGGCGATCCTGGGCTATTCCAGGGGCCCGACGATCGCACCCCCCGACGCTCGACGACCGCCGACCCGAGGCCCACGGCCCGGGGCGTCGACCCGATCGAATCTGAGCACGTCCCATCGATCCGCCACCCCCCGTTCGAGGGTCCTCCCGCCCCCGGCCGACCGGACCGCCCTCCCCGGAGGATCGGCCCGACGCCCCGACCGGCGAGCCGTCCGAGCCCGAGGGGCCGGGCCGGTCCTCTCGACCCGTCGCGATCGGCCGGTTCCGAAGCCGAGTCCCACTCCGGGAAGGAGCCCGTTGGGGCCTCGGGGCCTTGCCGCTTTCCCTCAAGTCCCGACGACGGAGGCGACGATCCCAGTCGTCGGGGGGAGGTCGAGCGGGCCGGGCGCACTTAGCGGAGGGCGAGTCACGATGACTTTGGCAGTCTCCGGGCTGATCCACCCGACGGCCGTGATCGGCCCCGACGCCGAGATCGCCCCCGACGTCCGGGTCGGGCCCTATGTGATCATCGAGGGACCCGTCCGCATCGGCACCGGCTGCGTGATCGAGGGCTACGCCTGCCTGTCCGGCCCGATCGAGATGGGCCGCGAGAACTACGTCGGCTACAAGGCCGTCCTCGGCAAGGGGCCGCAGTCCCGGTCCTACCGGGGCGAGCCCACCCGGCTGGTCATCGGCGACGGCAACTCCTTCCACGAGTCCGTCACCATCCACCGGGGCACGGTGGAGGGGGGCGGCCTGACCGCCATCGGCGACGGCAACGTCCTCCGCAAGGGGGCCCACCTCGGCCACGACGTGATCATGGGGGACGGCTGCCTGCTGGAGTCCGACGTCCTGCTCGCCGGGCACGTCGAAATCGGTGACGGCTGCGACCTCGCCAGCCACGTCGTCATCCAGCAGCGCGTCCGGATCGGCCGCCTCGTCCGCTTCTCCGGGATCGGCGGCAGCACCAAGGACGTGCCCCCCTTCGTCGTCCAGGAGGGCTACAACTGCATCACCGGCCTGAACCGCCCGGGCTTGCAGCGCGTGGGCACCCCCCCCGCCGTAATCTCGGCCCTGGGGGAGGCCTTCCAGGTCCTCTTCGAGGAAGGCCGTAACCAGGGCGAGGCCCTCGACCTCGTCACCTCCCGGCTCGGCCACGTCCCCGAGGTCCGGGAGGTCCTCGAATTCATCCGGGGCACCCGGATCGGCATCAACCACATCCGCAACGAGGAACGGCGCAACTGGTGCGCCTGAGCTCCCTGCCGGACGGTGGGCCCGGCCGACGACGAGGTCGGCCCGGCCCCTCGACGCGGCGACCGACCTCAGAACTGGTCGGCGCTGACGACCTCGCCGCCGGCCTTCGTGGAGACGGCGATCCAGGTGTCCGGATTGACCGTATCCTTGACGAAGCGGACCGAGCCGTCGAGCATTCCCACGTTCACCCCGCCCGAGTGGTAGGAGCTGGCGCCGACCATCGTCGCCGCCGCGTAATCCCAGCGTTGCGGGTAGTTGTGGTTCATGTTGGCGAAGGTGCACGCCTTCGCGTTCGGCGGATTGACGTGGCTGTACCCGCCGCCGACGCCGCAGCCCTGCGAGGCCCAGCAGAATCCCTTCGTCACCTGGGCCCCCAGCGTCGTCGACGCCTGGCAGGCCTGGCTCAGGCTCCGGACG carries:
- the lpxA gene encoding acyl-ACP--UDP-N-acetylglucosamine O-acyltransferase — translated: MTLAVSGLIHPTAVIGPDAEIAPDVRVGPYVIIEGPVRIGTGCVIEGYACLSGPIEMGRENYVGYKAVLGKGPQSRSYRGEPTRLVIGDGNSFHESVTIHRGTVEGGGLTAIGDGNVLRKGAHLGHDVIMGDGCLLESDVLLAGHVEIGDGCDLASHVVIQQRVRIGRLVRFSGIGGSTKDVPPFVVQEGYNCITGLNRPGLQRVGTPPAVISALGEAFQVLFEEGRNQGEALDLVTSRLGHVPEVREVLEFIRGTRIGINHIRNEERRNWCA